One part of the Candidatus Flexicrinis affinis genome encodes these proteins:
- a CDS encoding class I SAM-dependent methyltransferase, producing the protein MPTDYEALYRAQRHALGQPTKAFVEFFRRYDKTRADVLDVGCGQGRDALFIGRLGHHVVGVDLSETGVAQLLEDARAEGLNIEGFVADLRDFAPSGTFDVAVVDRTLHMLEESSRLKVLARVCSAVRSGGYVLIADEKMNIPSMVQLLESDSVPWSVVKRTGGILFARKNDHPEP; encoded by the coding sequence ATGCCGACGGATTACGAGGCGCTGTATCGAGCGCAGCGACACGCGTTGGGCCAACCGACCAAGGCGTTCGTCGAGTTCTTCAGGCGCTACGACAAGACCAGGGCCGACGTGCTGGATGTCGGCTGCGGTCAGGGGCGTGACGCGCTGTTCATCGGCCGCCTGGGCCATCACGTCGTGGGTGTCGATCTATCCGAAACGGGAGTCGCGCAGCTCCTCGAAGATGCCCGCGCTGAGGGACTGAATATCGAAGGGTTCGTCGCCGACCTCCGCGACTTCGCGCCGTCCGGAACCTTCGACGTGGCGGTCGTTGATCGCACGCTGCACATGCTTGAGGAATCGAGCCGTCTCAAGGTACTGGCCCGCGTCTGTAGCGCGGTGCGCAGCGGTGGTTACGTCCTGATCGCCGATGAGAAAATGAACATACCGTCTATGGTGCAGCTTCTCGAGTCCGATTCCGTACCGTGGTCTGTCGTGAAGCGGACGGGCGGCATCCTTTTCGCCCGGAAGAACGATCACCCGGAGCCGTAG